A segment of the Aureliella helgolandensis genome:
CCCGGCTATATCGGAACCAAAGAGGCGTACAGCCAAGGAGGCTACGAGACGAGCCCAGCCGCTTCCAATGTTTCGCCTGAAGTCGAAAAAGTCCTCATGGATGGGATGCGCACCTTGCTTGGAGAAACACCATGAAATACCGTTTGCTACTTTGGACAAGCTTGCTAGTTGGCTCAACGATCGGCCCCGCGCGAGCCCAAGAAGACTATGGCAAGGAACTGCCGAGAATCCCAGCTACCGAGCCCGCTCAAGCACTGGCCTCTTTCGAAGTCGCCGACGGATTTGAGATCGAACAAGTCGCCGCCGAACCCTTGATTGCAAGTCCAGTTGCTATTCAGTGGGATGCAACGGGTGGAATGTTCGTCTGTGAAATGCGAGGTTACAGCGAAGACCGCGAGGCAGGCATTTCACGCATCACGCGGTTGACCGACAAAGACCAAGATGGAATCTACGATCACAGCCAGATCTTTGCAGACCAATTGTTCTGGCCAACGGCAATCTTCCCCTTCGATGGTGGTCTGTTTGTGGGAGACGCCCCCAACATCTTCTACTTCAAAGATACCGACGGCGATGGTGTGGCGGATTCTAAACAACTCGTCTTGACCGGATTTGGTACTTCCAATGTTCAAGGACTGCTCAATTCGTTCCATTGGGGACTGGACAATCGCATTCACGTTGCGTGCAGTAGCGTGGGAGGTAAGGTCCGACGATCCGATCAGGCGGAGTCCGAAGCGATTGACGTTCGTGGCCGAGACATTGCCTTCGATCCACGCACGTTCGAATTCGAGTTAACCAGCGGAGCGGCGCAGCACGGCATGACTTTTGACGACTGGGGACGCAAGTTCGTTTCGTCCAACAGCGATCATATTCAGCAGGTAATGTATGAAGACCGCTACATCGGTCGCAACCCTTGGCTAAGTCCCCCGCCATCGCGGATGTCGATCGCAGCCGATGGACCGCAGGCAACCGTCTTTCGCCGGAGTCCCGTGGAACCTTGGCGCATCGTCAGGACACGTTTGCGAGTCAATGGAACAGTCCGCGGAATCGTGGAGGGTGGCGGGCGTCCCGCGGGCTACTTTACCGGCGCTACCGGAGTAACCATCGTCCGTGGTGACCTCTGGCCGCAGGAGATGCAAGGCACTGCAATCGTGGGCGATGTTGGCAGCAATTTGATCCACCGCAAGCGATTGGAGGTCGCCCCTGGAGATTCCGGAGGTTTGCAATTCGTCGCTGAACGCATTGATGACAACAGTGAGTTCGTTGCTTCGACTGATATTTGGTTCCGGCCCGCTCAGTTTGAAAATGGCCCCGATGGAGCACTCTACGCGGTCGATGTTTGTCGCGAAGTGATCGAACACCCCGCCAGCCTTCCCCCGGAAATCAAACAACACTTGGACCTCACCTCCGGCCGTGACCGAGGCCGGATCTATCGCATTGCGCCCCAGGGTGCCGAGCGCCGCGCATTCCAGGCGTTGAAGCAGCTCACTACGGCGGAATTGGTCCATCAGCTGACCAATCCCAACGCTTGGCAACGCGAAACGGCCAGCCGCTTGCTGTGGGAACGCCAGGATCACGCCGCCATCGCCCCTCTGCGACAATTGACGGTCAGTGCCGAAATGCCTCAAGCTCGGCTACACGCGCTTCACGCCTTAGCCGGACTCGATGGCCTTGACGCCCCAATCCTACTCACCGCACTTCAGGACCCGCATTCGCAGCTCCGCAAGCACGCGATCCTCCTGGTTGAACAAGCTCTGCCAGAGCTGCAGAAGCAAGTCGACATCGCAGCTCGCCTCATCGAGCTCGCGGGGGATGACTCGATTGAGGTCCGCTACCAACTGGCGTTTTCAGTGGGATCGCTTCAGCTTGAACAAAAGACAACCGTACTGGAGCAACTCATTCTCCGCGATGTAGAGAATCGCTGGATGCGGGCCGCCGTGCAAAGTTCACTTGCGCAAGATGCTGGCCCCCTATTCGCGACTCTGATCGAAAATCCTGACTTCCGAAGTCCGGCAGCTGGCGGTTTTCTTAAGGATCTAGCCAAGCAGATTACTGCGCAGAATTCCGAACCAGAGTTGAAAACGGTGGTGGGTGTCCTGCCGCAACTTCCCCCGCAAGACGCCCCGTTCGCGCTGCCCATTCTTGGCGAATTCCTTGCCGGACAACAGCGCTCGGGTAGCCTGCTCGCCAAGTGGGCCGAAGCGGGAGAATTGCAAGATCTTGACCACACTTTGAATCGCATGTTAAGCACCATGCGTCCCATTGCAACCAGCCAAACAGCAGCTCTACCTGCTCGAATTGCTGCCATCGATGCCTTGCGTTACGGCTCCTATGCACAGGCTGAGACAACGCTGGCCGGTCTGCTAGACCACCGCCAGCCGAGCTCCGTGCAGCATCAAGCAATTCGTACGCTGGGGAGTTTTGCGAATCGCCAAGTCTCACAACCGATTATCGCCGCATGGCCCACCTTGAGCCCTCAACTGCGTGAGGCCGCCAGCGAAGTTCTATTCTCTCGTCCTGAGCTGAGCATGTCTTTGTTTGATGCGATTGATGCGAAGCGGATTGCGATTACTGACATTTCCCCCGCTCGCATCAAGCTGGCTGCTGAGTCGAAAGACAAGCAGGTCCGTACACGAGCCAGTCAATATGTGGGAACATCCGGGACCGAAGATCGCCAGGAAGTCATCGCAGCTTATCAAGAGTCCTTGAAATCTGCTGGCACCGCTGACCGCGGCAAACAGATATTCGAAAAGCACTGCGCGAGCTGCCACCGCTTGAACGGTGTGGGGCATGAAATTGGGCCCAGCCTGTCGGCTATGAAGTCCCGTGGAGCTGATGCCATCCTGAGCAATGTCCTCGCCCCCAACATGGAAGTGAATCCTCAGTACTTGAACTACATCTTGCTAAATGAGGATGGCCAAGCCATGACCGGCATGATCTCTGCAGAGAGTGCGACCAGCATCACACTCAAACGGGCCGAGGCTGCCACCGACACGGTATTGCGCGTCGATATCGATTCCCTAAAGAGCACCGGGCAGTCGATCATGCCCGAGGGATTTGAAAAGTCGATTGATCCCCAGCAAATGGCCGATCTCATCGCCTACATCCTGGGTTCTCTGGCCCCCTAGAGCGATAGCCTTACCGCCGCTACGACGTGCCGCAGCCTAAAGTGCTGCGACTTGTCGTGGCTGGCTTTGCCCGTCCAATGCCACCGGGAGAGCAACCACGCAATTCGCATCCACGGCTCTCCGCTACGCTGCTCTCATATTCGAGGCTTCCCCCAAACGATCAGCTCCGCTGCAGGTTCATCTCGCCGGGAGCATGACCGTTGGCGACCCCGCAAAAACGCACTCGCTGTGGGCGAGTGGTGGACTCTGGCAATCGCGGATTCCAGTCGAGTCCACCACATCGCTGCCAGCTCGCTTCGATTGCTTCCGCTGCCTACTTCCAGCCGAATTCGGCTAGGCGTGCTGGCACCTTGGCTTGAGCTTCCGCAATCAACTCGGACAGAGATACTGCCGCGCCATTCTGCTCAAGGCTGGCGTCCGCCGCCGACATCAACGCGTAGATCTCGATCGTCTCTTGAGACGCGATGGGCACCTCTTTCGACTGGAAGAATTTTACGATTTCCACCAACAGTGGTGCGTAGCCCTCGTAACCACCAGTAGGCTTTTCTCCCTCAACGCCATGGATGATTCCGCCATAGTTGTGGCGACCGTCACGGATGCCGCGCACCGTTCCTATCCGACCATCACTCCAAGTACACACCAAGAGGTCGGTGCCTTCGGTGTGAGTACGGCTGACCGTTGCACACCCAGGCCCCATCGCTGCGACCAGTGGCTCAACTCCATGGATTCCGTACCAGTAGAAATCGGGGTGAGAGGGTTCGGTCGGAGCGGGGGAAAACGTATCAACTCCGATCACCTTACCTACCAAGGTACCAGCCCGTGCGCTTTGCACTGCTTTGGCATACCGTAGACTCGAGGAAGAAAACAGCGGTGTGCCACTGGTCCGAGCGGCTTCGAAAATGGCCAAGGTGTCCACCAGGCTCGCGGCCAACGGCTTGTCGACGAACACTGGCAACCCGGCTTTTAGAACCGGCAGCACCTGCTCCAAATGGGGTTTACCGTCGTTCGACTCGAGCAAGACGGCATCCACGAGAGGCAGCAAGTCGTCAATGGAATCAACAATTTCCACGCCCAACTCCTGAACCGTCTTGGTATATCCAGGAACGCGTTCCACGCTGGAGCGAATATCACGACTCCCCTGCGCGACTGCCGCCACAATGTGACATTGATCGAAGGGTGCCGGTGCGTCCGGTGCATTGATGATCTTCGCAAAATTGGTGGCATGCGACGTGTCGAGACCGATAATGCCAATGCGAAGTATCATGGTTTCCGATTCCTGGGCCGGCTTGGCCGCTTGGGCGCATGCGACGGAAGAGGATAGATTACAGATCAGCATGGTCGCTAGGCAATAGGCCGCGCAGCGGAGCCTGGCCAATTTGAAAATATCGAGTTTATAAACGAAGTGCATTGCTAAAACCTAAATCAAGGAAAAACGAAAACGATTGGAAGGAATGCTACCAAACCGGAGGCTGGTCGTGGACCAGCCTTGGGAATGAGCAGAAAGCAGATATTGGATCGTATTGCCGGAATGGCTCCAACAGTTAGATTGTGACAGGCAGGATCGACGCTCGCCCCAGGACTTTTCCGAACCGCTGCTGAGCGAGCCGTCGTTTGGATTGAGACTCACTGCTCGTTCCGGCGGAAATTGGGCTACTACCGCCCGCCAGATGCTTGCTTGGATCGTGGGGGCAGCTGTACACCGCGATTGGAGTAAATGCACCAATCGCTCCCCGCCTTGAGAGCAATTCGCCCCAATTCTTGCGGCGCTCACACAGCAGGTTGTGTATAGGATCATCCAATCGCTATGGCTGACTTGCAATCACACTGAAAATGGTATCGCCTGTAGCCATTTCAGCTGGCGAGGCTATCCATTGAGGTGTAGGTGGGATTGCCCTTGAGGGAGTTCAAAACAGGCGACAACGCG
Coding sequences within it:
- a CDS encoding Gfo/Idh/MocA family protein, giving the protein MHFVYKLDIFKLARLRCAAYCLATMLICNLSSSVACAQAAKPAQESETMILRIGIIGLDTSHATNFAKIINAPDAPAPFDQCHIVAAVAQGSRDIRSSVERVPGYTKTVQELGVEIVDSIDDLLPLVDAVLLESNDGKPHLEQVLPVLKAGLPVFVDKPLAASLVDTLAIFEAARTSGTPLFSSSSLRYAKAVQSARAGTLVGKVIGVDTFSPAPTEPSHPDFYWYGIHGVEPLVAAMGPGCATVSRTHTEGTDLLVCTWSDGRIGTVRGIRDGRHNYGGIIHGVEGEKPTGGYEGYAPLLVEIVKFFQSKEVPIASQETIEIYALMSAADASLEQNGAAVSLSELIAEAQAKVPARLAEFGWK
- a CDS encoding PVC-type heme-binding CxxCH protein, producing the protein MKYRLLLWTSLLVGSTIGPARAQEDYGKELPRIPATEPAQALASFEVADGFEIEQVAAEPLIASPVAIQWDATGGMFVCEMRGYSEDREAGISRITRLTDKDQDGIYDHSQIFADQLFWPTAIFPFDGGLFVGDAPNIFYFKDTDGDGVADSKQLVLTGFGTSNVQGLLNSFHWGLDNRIHVACSSVGGKVRRSDQAESEAIDVRGRDIAFDPRTFEFELTSGAAQHGMTFDDWGRKFVSSNSDHIQQVMYEDRYIGRNPWLSPPPSRMSIAADGPQATVFRRSPVEPWRIVRTRLRVNGTVRGIVEGGGRPAGYFTGATGVTIVRGDLWPQEMQGTAIVGDVGSNLIHRKRLEVAPGDSGGLQFVAERIDDNSEFVASTDIWFRPAQFENGPDGALYAVDVCREVIEHPASLPPEIKQHLDLTSGRDRGRIYRIAPQGAERRAFQALKQLTTAELVHQLTNPNAWQRETASRLLWERQDHAAIAPLRQLTVSAEMPQARLHALHALAGLDGLDAPILLTALQDPHSQLRKHAILLVEQALPELQKQVDIAARLIELAGDDSIEVRYQLAFSVGSLQLEQKTTVLEQLILRDVENRWMRAAVQSSLAQDAGPLFATLIENPDFRSPAAGGFLKDLAKQITAQNSEPELKTVVGVLPQLPPQDAPFALPILGEFLAGQQRSGSLLAKWAEAGELQDLDHTLNRMLSTMRPIATSQTAALPARIAAIDALRYGSYAQAETTLAGLLDHRQPSSVQHQAIRTLGSFANRQVSQPIIAAWPTLSPQLREAASEVLFSRPELSMSLFDAIDAKRIAITDISPARIKLAAESKDKQVRTRASQYVGTSGTEDRQEVIAAYQESLKSAGTADRGKQIFEKHCASCHRLNGVGHEIGPSLSAMKSRGADAILSNVLAPNMEVNPQYLNYILLNEDGQAMTGMISAESATSITLKRAEAATDTVLRVDIDSLKSTGQSIMPEGFEKSIDPQQMADLIAYILGSLAP